The following proteins come from a genomic window of Populus alba chromosome 12, ASM523922v2, whole genome shotgun sequence:
- the LOC118044823 gene encoding 1-deoxy-D-xylulose 5-phosphate reductoisomerase, chloroplastic, which produces MALNILSPAEIKAISFLDSTKSNRLHKLQGGLCLKRKDCGGRRIQCSVQNQNQNQPPPAWPGRACPEPGRKTWDGPKPISIVGSTGSIGTQTLDIVAENPDKFKVVALAAGSNVALLADQVRTFKPQLIAVRNESLVDELKEALADVEEKPEIIPGEQGVVEVARHPDAVSVVTGIVGCAGLKPTVAAIEAEKDICLANKETLIAGGPFVLPLAHKYNVKILPADSEHSAIFQCIQGLPEGALRRIILTASGGAFRDWPVEKLKEVKVADALKHPNWNMGKKITVDSATLFNKGLEVIEAHYLFGAEYDNIDIVIHPQSIIHSMIETQDSSVIAQLGWPDMRLPILYTMSWPDRVYCSEITWPRLDLCKLGSLTFKAPDNVKYPSMDLAYAAGRAGGTMTGVLSAANEKAVEMFIDEKISYLDIFKVVELTCDKHQAELVVSPSLEEIIHYDLWAREYAASLQHSSGPSPVFA; this is translated from the exons ATGGCACTTAATATTCTATCTCCAGCTGAAATCAAGGCCATCTCTTTCTTGGATTCTACTAAATCCAATCGCCTACATAAGCTTCAAG GTGGGCTTTGTTTGAAGAGGAAGGATTGTGGGGGGAGAAGAATTCAGTGTTCAGTTCAGAATCAGAATCAGAATCAGCCACCTCCAGCTTGGCCAGGAAGAGCCTGTCCAGAACCTGGACGCAAGACATGGGATGGTCCTAAGCCTATATCAATCGTTGGATCTACTGGTTCCATCGGAACGCAG ACTTTGGACATTGTAGCGGAGAATCCAGATAAATTCAAAGTTGTGGCACTCGCAGCTGGGTCAAATGTTGCTCTTCTTGCAGACCAG GTGAGGACATTCAAACCTCAACTGATTGCTGTTAGAAACGAGTCATTAGTTGATGAACTCAAAGAGGCCCTGGCTGATGTCGAGGAAAAGCCTGAGATTATTCCTGGGGAGCAGGGAGTTGTAGAG GTTGCTCGTCATCCAGATGCTGTCAGTGTAGTTACAGGAATAGTAGGTTGCGCAGGCCTAAAG CCTACGGTTGCTGCAATAGAAGCTGAAAAAGACATATGCTTGGCCAATAAAGAGACATTAATTGCTGGGGGTCCTTTTGTTCTCCCTCTTGCTCACAAATATAACGTGAAAATTCTTCCAGCTGATTCTGAACATTCTGCCATTTTTCAG TGTATTCAAGGCCTGCCGGAGGGTGCATTGCGGCGCATCATTTTAACTGCTTCTGGTGGGGCTTTCAG GGATTGGCCTGTTGAGAAATTGAAAGAAGTTAAAGTAGCTGATGCTTTGAAGCATCCCAACTGGAATATGGGTAAAAAGATTACTGTAGACTCTGCTACCCTTTTCAACAAG GGTTTAGAAGTCATTGAAGCCCACTATTTGTTCGGAGCTGAAtatgataatattgatatcGTAATTCATCCACAGTCTATAATACATTCAATGATTGAAACACAG GACTCATCTGTTATCGCACAGTTGGGGTGGCCTGATATGCGCTTGCCTATCCTTTACACAATGTCATGGCCAGACAGAGTTTACTGTTCTGAAATTACTTGGCCTCGCCTAGATCTTTGCAA GCTTGGATCACTAACTTTTAAAGCTCCTGACAATGTAAAATACCCATCTATGGATCTTGCTTATGCTGCTGGACGAGCTGGAGGCACCATGACAGGAGTCCTCAGTGCTGCTAATGAGAAAGCTGTAGAAATGTTCATAGATGAAAA gATAAGCTATCTTGACATTTTCAAGGTTGTGGAGCTAACATGTGATAAGCACCAGGCAGAATTAGTGGTCTCACCTTCTCTTGAGGAAATTATACATTATGACTTGTGGGCTCGAGAATATGCTGCTAGCTTGCAACACTCTTCTGGTCCAAGTCCTGTTTTTGCTTGA